A single region of the Deltaproteobacteria bacterium genome encodes:
- a CDS encoding phosphoesterase: MAYFRKLDPKLAKLQELLNKNERWLILINADPDALASALALKRILAGRVEQVGIAHVNEVTRPDNLAMIRHLRIPTKRLTPPLAAQYDRFALVDSQPHHHPGFADIHFSVVIDHHPKVAGMPVDADFVEILPEYGSNATIMTEYLYNLNLRPGKLLATALLYGIKTDTQSFEREFHDNDMKAFRYLSKFYNKPLLHKIIRSEFRLEWLKYFTQAFRKMRVMGKTISIFMGKVDSADILVILADFFLRVHGLSSTVVSGIHEDKLIIVFRGDGLRRDMGKFAKRLFGDLGSAGGHKSMARAEIPMEKLGSQPVSQFVWERLHSGTETKKKPENPPEPTQK; encoded by the coding sequence ATGGCATATTTTCGGAAGCTCGATCCGAAGCTCGCCAAGCTTCAGGAACTCCTGAACAAGAACGAGCGCTGGCTGATTCTGATCAACGCCGATCCCGACGCCCTGGCCTCGGCCCTGGCTTTAAAGCGCATTCTGGCCGGTCGCGTGGAGCAGGTTGGTATCGCCCATGTCAACGAGGTCACCCGGCCGGACAATCTGGCCATGATCCGACATCTGCGCATTCCGACCAAGCGCCTGACCCCGCCCCTGGCCGCCCAGTACGACAGGTTCGCCCTAGTCGATTCCCAGCCCCATCATCATCCGGGTTTCGCCGATATTCATTTTTCCGTGGTCATCGACCACCATCCCAAGGTCGCGGGCATGCCGGTGGACGCCGATTTCGTCGAGATTCTGCCCGAATACGGCTCCAACGCGACCATCATGACCGAATATCTCTACAATCTGAATCTGCGGCCGGGCAAATTACTGGCCACGGCCCTGTTGTACGGGATCAAGACCGACACCCAGAGTTTCGAGCGGGAATTCCACGATAATGACATGAAGGCTTTTCGGTATTTGTCGAAATTCTACAACAAGCCGCTCCTGCACAAAATCATCCGCTCGGAATTCCGCCTGGAATGGCTCAAGTATTTCACCCAGGCCTTCCGCAAGATGCGGGTCATGGGCAAGACCATTTCCATTTTCATGGGCAAGGTCGATTCCGCCGACATTCTGGTCATCCTGGCCGATTTTTTTCTGCGCGTGCATGGACTGTCCTCCACCGTGGTCAGCGGCATCCATGAAGACAAGCTGATCATTGTTTTTCGTGGCGACGGCCTGCGTCGGGACATGGGCAAGTTCGCCAAGCGCCTTTTTGGAGATTTGGGCTCGGCCGGTGGACACAAATCCATGGCCAGGGCCGAGATCCCCATGGAAAAGCTCGGCAGTCAGCCGGTCAGCCAGTTTGTCTGGGAGCGCCTGCATTCGGGCACGGAAACCAAGAAGAAGCCAGAAAACCCTCCCGAACCCACACAGAAATAA
- a CDS encoding cobalamin biosynthesis protein translates to MIDLILGGNKSGKSDFGLELLAAGPKPWTMIATGKSRDLAFREQIQAHRQTRDPSILVREVGTELPEIVAELSGQTGSVLVDSLDFWIFAIQNRCLDHSARLARQAELIDALQGWHGGRLVLVSTEMGLGPLAFDGSVRAFARDLGQLNREIARVSTSVYLVLAGLAHKLK, encoded by the coding sequence ATGATTGATCTGATCCTGGGCGGCAACAAGTCCGGCAAATCCGATTTTGGCCTGGAACTTTTGGCCGCCGGCCCCAAGCCCTGGACCATGATCGCCACGGGCAAATCCCGCGATTTGGCCTTTCGAGAGCAGATCCAGGCGCATCGCCAAACCCGTGATCCATCCATTCTGGTCCGGGAAGTGGGGACCGAACTGCCCGAGATCGTGGCCGAATTATCCGGTCAGACAGGATCCGTCCTCGTGGACAGTCTGGATTTTTGGATATTCGCGATTCAGAATCGGTGTTTGGATCATTCCGCGCGTCTGGCCCGACAGGCGGAATTGATCGATGCCCTTCAGGGCTGGCATGGTGGACGTCTTGTTCTCGTGTCCACGGAAATGGGCCTGGGGCCCCTGGCCTTTGACGGCTCGGTCCGGGCCTTTGCGCGGGATTTGGGACAATTGAATCGTGAAATTGCCAGGGTCAGTACAAGTGTGTATCTGGTCCTTGCCGGTCTGGCCCATAAACTCAAGTGA